CAGTTGATAAAGTATGTAAACATGAGTTTATATTAACAGAGCCAGCCCATGAAAAGATAACTACACTTGATATTGCAAAAAGACTTTTAGACTTTGGGTATCATCCACCGACAATCTATTTTCCTCTTATTATAAAAGGGGCTATGATGATAGAGCCTACAGAAACAGAGAGTAAGGAAACAATGGATGAATTTATAGAAACTATGATTAATATAAGAAAAGAGATGGAGGAAAATCCTGAGGCTGTTCTATCAGCTCCTGGAAACACATTGATAAAAAGAGTTGACGAAGGAAAAGCTGCAAGAGATATAGTAGTTACTCACTCTTGGTAATATATAATTCGAAGATAATAATTAGGAGGAGAATGAATGGGTTTTTTAAATGGTAAATCGGTTAAAAAAGCTATAGAAGATAACATATTGGAATCTCTTCTTGAAAGGGATGCAAAAATGTGTGATACATGAGATAGAAATGCGGCATTATCTCTGGCATTTGGAGTAAAGGCTGATCTATCTCAGGATGAGGTAGAAGAAGTTAAAAATTATGTTGAAGATTTAAAAGATGAAGAATTTTTACTTAACGATAAGATCAAAGTCCAGTTTATAAAAGGAGATGTTAAAGAAAGAAAAAATAAAGCTCTTTTAATTTTTAGATATAAATATTTGGAGGGGTTATGATGTCTAAAAACAGTCTTAGGAATGTCGATGTGGAAAGGATTGCTAGTATAGCTGCAGATGTTATGGAAGGAAAAGAAAAGAAAATTTATAGGGAAGAAGTTCAGGCCTTAGCAGCAGAATTTTCCATAAATAGATAATGAAGGATATAAGGGTTACAGACACAGGAAGGACACCATATTTAAAATCCTATAATTTACAAATGAAATTTTTCGATAACTTAATTTCTGATAAAGAAAATTTTGGATACCTTATTATAACTGAGCCTGACCCCACTATAACTAAGGGTATTAGAGGGGAAGATAGTGAGGTTTTTATCTCAAAAGAGGAAAGAGTGGAGAAGGGAATTGAGCTTATTGATATTAGAAGGGGTGGAAAGGTAACTTTTCACGGTCCCGGTCAAATAGTTATCTATCCTATCTTGAATTTATCTCATTTCAAAAAAAGTATTAAATGGTATATTGAATCTTTAGAAGATGTTGTAATTCTAACATTGGAAGGACTGGGAGTAAAAGTTCATAAAAAAGAAGGGATTGTCGGTATTTTCACCAAAAAAGGGAAAATTTGTGCCATAGGAGTAGAAGTGAAAAAATGGAGAACACTTCATGGTATTGCAATAAATCATGAAATTGTTCTAGACTATTTTAATAATATCAATCCTTGCGGCCTAAGGGATTTAGGAGTTACTTCAATATTAAACGAAGGTAAAAAAATTACAAGAGAAGATGTAGTTGATCTCTTCAAATTAAACTTTTCTAAGATATTTAATGTCCGACTAAAAAATTATTAAAAATAAATAAAGGATAAAATATATATTGTTGTATAAGTTATAACTCTCCTAAAACGTAATAAGGATTTTAGGGCCCCCAAGAGTTTTATTCTTATTACAAAAAAGTGGCAACATCTCAGCTGTATGATTATTACAGCTGAGATGTTGCCACTTTTTTTGAGCCTATAATATGAGAAACTAAAATTCCATATTTTTTTCTTCCTCTGATTTATTGCTGAGCTTGTACAAGATAATACTGCTTATCTTTAATATATGAATAAAATAAAAATACTCTTTCTATACTACCAGTATTTTTAAATAGTATCTTTGTGCTCTTTCTAAATGTTCATAGAGAAGTTGTTCTGCTTCTTCTATCTTTTCTTCTAAAAGAAGATCTATCAAAATTATATGTTCTTCTTTAGATTTTAAAATTACTTCTTTCACTTTTCTATCTAAAGAAAACATCTTAATTCTTTTTGCATGCTCCATAATATTTACAGTGGCTTTTTTTAGAAAAAAATTATCATAAAAACTAATTATCATATTATGAAATTCATCATCTATAATCTCTAATTTTTTTGGATCATCCACAGTAAGATCAGCAAACTTTTCCTTTAGAAGCTCTAATTTCATTTGAGGAAGTCTGCCTGCAGTGAGTTTTAAAGATGAAATTTCTAGAGTTTTTCTAGCCTCAAATACGTTATTTATTAAAGTTTCATCTATTTTAGCCACATAGATTCCTTTTCTTGGATATATGTTTACCCACCCCTCGTCTTCTAGACGGCTCAAGGCTTCCCTCATGGGAGTTCTGCTGACTTCCAGTGAACTGCTCAATTTTTTTTCTTCTAGATATTCTCCAGGTCTATAAATTAAATTTATTATATTGTGTTTAATAATTTCATACGATTTTTCTTTTAAGTTCATATATTTAGACATGTCATCCTCCCCTTCAGAACATAATTATACGTGTCTAAATACTATAAGTCAAATTTTCTCTTTACAAAGATTATTTTTTATAGTAGTATATCTGTGTATACACGAGTATATCACGACAAAAGATCATTTTGTCTGTAATTCGTTTGAAACGAGCTATATAAAATCAATAAAATAATAAGAATGAAGGAGAGCAACTATGTCAGTATATGAGGAATCATTAAAGTTACATATTGAAAACAAGGGTAAGATTGAAGTTATTTCAAAGGTAAGTGTAAAAACTAAGGAGGATTTAAGTCTAGCTTATTCCCCAGGGGTAGCAGAACCCTGTAAGAAGATTGCTGCGAATAAAAATGATGTTTATAAGTATACAGCTAAGGGAAACATGGTAGCTATAATTACAGATGGAACAGCAGTATTAGGATTAGGAGATATCGGTCCCGAAGCAGCATTACCTGTAATGGAGGGAAAAGCAATCTTATTCAAAGAATTTGGCGGAGTAGACGCCTTCCCTATCTGTTTAGATACTAAAGATACTGAAGAAATTATCAGAACCTGCAAGTTATTAGCACCTTCTTTTGGTGGTATAAACTTAGAAGATATAGCGGCTCCTAAATGCGTTGAAATAGAAAGAAGGTTAATTGAAGAGTTAGACATTCCTGTATTCCATGATGACCAGCATGGTACAGCGATAGTTACTACAGCTGCAGTAATAAACTCGGCTAAATTATTAGGAAAGAATATCTCTGATTTAAGAGTATCTATGATCGGTACCGGTTCTGCCGGGTCATCTATCGCCAGAATGCTTAAGGGATTAGGAGTTAAGAGTCTATATGCATACAACTCAAAGGGTGTTGTAACCCAGGCTAAATATGATTCATACAGGTTCTTAGTAAAGGAATTATTGGATCAAAATATCATAGATACTCCAGAAAACTTAGAGGAAGATTCAGTTGCCGGAATGATGAAGGGAACAGATGTATTTGTAGGGGTATCAGGACCCGATATGGTTACTAAAGATATGGTTAGATCTATGAACGCAGACCCTATTATCCTGGCTATGGCTAACCCTACACCTGAGATCATGCCTGAAGATGCATTAGAAGCTGGAGCAGCAGTGGTAGGAACAGGTAGATCGGATTACCCTAACCAGGTAAACAATGTATTGGCATTCCCGGGATTATTCAAAGGGGCTTTAGAAGCCGGAGCTACGGTAATCAACGATGAGATGAAGATAGCAGCTGCATACGGTATTGCCAATGTATTGAAGGAAGAGGAATTAAGAGCAGACTATATCATTCCTAGTCCATTTGATGACAGAGTAGCATCGGTGGTAGCTGAAACTGTTAAGAAGATAGCTATAGAGAATAACTTAATAAGAAAACAATAAATATAATAAAACTTATTAGTAGGGTCATACTATTAAGTAGGGAAATAGTTGAATTTAAAAACATAAATATTAAAAAGGGGAATTTAAAATGATTAAATTTAGAACTGAAGGAGACTCATTGGGAACAATGGAAGTCCCTGCAAATGCATACTACGGAATCCAGTCACTGAGGGCAAGAAATAACTTCGGTATCACAGGATACAAATTATCATCTACATTTATTAAATCAATGGCAATGGTGAAGAAGGCTACATCACTTATGAACTTAGAAGCTGGGGTAATAGAAAAAGACGTTGCTGAAGCGATGATTTGTGCCAGTGAAGAGATCATCGACGGTAAATTCCATGACCAGTTCATTACCGACGTTATCCAAGGCGGGGCAGGAACTTCTATGAACATGAACATCAACGAGGTTATTGCCAACAGAGCCAATGAACTGATGGGTGGAAAATTAGGTAAATATGAATTTGTTACTCCCAATGACCATGTGAACTACGGGCAGTCAACCAATGATGTTATTCCTACCAGTGGAAAATTGACTGTAATCCAACTCTGTGAATCACTGTTAAGTGAATTGGAAGATTTAAAAGAATCTTTATACGAAAAAGGAGCAGAATTTGACCATGTCATCAAGATGGGAAGAACCCATTTACAGGATGCTATCCCTATCAGATTAGGACAAGAATTCAAAGCCTATGCCAGACCTATAAGAAGAGATATCAAGAGGATAAAAGAGACATTGGAAGATTTTTACTTTGTTAATATGGGAGCTACAGCTGTAGGTACCGGATTAAATGCAGACACTACATATGTAAAGGATATTGCAGCTAAATTAGGTGAAGTAACTGGAATGGACTTCAAGCAGAGTACAGACCTTGTAGACGGGACTAGAAACTTAGATGGCTTTGTATGGTTATCATCGGCATTAAAAGTATGTGCTGTAAACTTATCAAAGATGTCTAATGACCTTAGATTGATGGCATCTGGACCTAGAGCCGGATTCTTTGAGATAAACTTACCACAAAAACAGCCAGGATCATCCATCATGCCTGGAAAAGTTAACCCTGTTATTCCCGAGGTAATGAATCAAGTTTCATTTCAAATTTTTGGAAATGATCTTACAATAACCAAGGCTGCTGAAGCGGGACAACTGGAGTTAAATGTATTCGAACCAGTGTTATTCTTTAATTTGTTCCAGTCTATCCAAATCTTAAAAAACGGTGTACAAACACTTAACCATAACTGTATCAAGGGAATCACTCCTAATGTGGCTAGAACCGAAGAGGTGGTTAAGAATTCAATCGGAATTATCACTGCTATCAATCC
This sequence is a window from Psychrilyobacter piezotolerans. Protein-coding genes within it:
- the lipB gene encoding lipoyl(octanoyl) transferase LipB → MKDIRVTDTGRTPYLKSYNLQMKFFDNLISDKENFGYLIITEPDPTITKGIRGEDSEVFISKEERVEKGIELIDIRRGGKVTFHGPGQIVIYPILNLSHFKKSIKWYIESLEDVVILTLEGLGVKVHKKEGIVGIFTKKGKICAIGVEVKKWRTLHGIAINHEIVLDYFNNINPCGLRDLGVTSILNEGKKITREDVVDLFKLNFSKIFNVRLKNY
- a CDS encoding GntR family transcriptional regulator, whose product is MSKYMNLKEKSYEIIKHNIINLIYRPGEYLEEKKLSSSLEVSRTPMREALSRLEDEGWVNIYPRKGIYVAKIDETLINNVFEARKTLEISSLKLTAGRLPQMKLELLKEKFADLTVDDPKKLEIIDDEFHNMIISFYDNFFLKKATVNIMEHAKRIKMFSLDRKVKEVILKSKEEHIILIDLLLEEKIEEAEQLLYEHLERAQRYYLKILVV
- a CDS encoding NAD(P)-dependent malic enzyme; the encoded protein is MSVYEESLKLHIENKGKIEVISKVSVKTKEDLSLAYSPGVAEPCKKIAANKNDVYKYTAKGNMVAIITDGTAVLGLGDIGPEAALPVMEGKAILFKEFGGVDAFPICLDTKDTEEIIRTCKLLAPSFGGINLEDIAAPKCVEIERRLIEELDIPVFHDDQHGTAIVTTAAVINSAKLLGKNISDLRVSMIGTGSAGSSIARMLKGLGVKSLYAYNSKGVVTQAKYDSYRFLVKELLDQNIIDTPENLEEDSVAGMMKGTDVFVGVSGPDMVTKDMVRSMNADPIILAMANPTPEIMPEDALEAGAAVVGTGRSDYPNQVNNVLAFPGLFKGALEAGATVINDEMKIAAAYGIANVLKEEELRADYIIPSPFDDRVASVVAETVKKIAIENNLIRKQ
- a CDS encoding aspartate ammonia-lyase; amino-acid sequence: MIKFRTEGDSLGTMEVPANAYYGIQSLRARNNFGITGYKLSSTFIKSMAMVKKATSLMNLEAGVIEKDVAEAMICASEEIIDGKFHDQFITDVIQGGAGTSMNMNINEVIANRANELMGGKLGKYEFVTPNDHVNYGQSTNDVIPTSGKLTVIQLCESLLSELEDLKESLYEKGAEFDHVIKMGRTHLQDAIPIRLGQEFKAYARPIRRDIKRIKETLEDFYFVNMGATAVGTGLNADTTYVKDIAAKLGEVTGMDFKQSTDLVDGTRNLDGFVWLSSALKVCAVNLSKMSNDLRLMASGPRAGFFEINLPQKQPGSSIMPGKVNPVIPEVMNQVSFQIFGNDLTITKAAEAGQLELNVFEPVLFFNLFQSIQILKNGVQTLNHNCIKGITPNVARTEEVVKNSIGIITAINPHVGYKNAAEVAKESLKTGKTVRELTIEKGLLTNEELDVILDVYNMTNPGISGKELMKKN